One Candidatus Aegiribacteria sp. genomic window carries:
- a CDS encoding aminopeptidase — MNKNEFHRKYAEVIIKTAVNQQEGKPLLIRTDIAQKEFVRELASLAYENGASLVSVKYSDSALGRMRIDGVKKDEYLDFLPSHLENMYESYLNDSWSSISLRGPENPDIMEGADSIRLGRVSKVNSRAMQKFLKGVSANRIAWNVCLYPTEAWAEKVLGDSENWEERIWDILIPILRLDHDDPAKAWLEHDAELKRRSEHMNRIRYDKIHFTGPGTDLYVGMAPNRVFAGGRCSNQSGIVFFPNIPTEEIFSTPDFTRTEGTVRTTRPVEVLGSQVEGAWFIFKGGKVIEFGADHNVEVLDQYLQFDEGARALGEVALVDVNSPIYRSGKIFQNILFDENASCHIALGNGYADCIENGTGMSDEELKATKCNSSLVHTDFMIGSEEVSVFGIRKDGSEDKIIEDGLFVI; from the coding sequence ATGAACAAAAACGAGTTCCACAGAAAGTATGCGGAAGTAATCATAAAAACCGCTGTCAATCAGCAGGAGGGTAAACCTCTCCTCATAAGGACTGATATAGCACAGAAGGAATTTGTCAGAGAACTTGCCAGCCTTGCGTACGAAAACGGAGCTTCTCTGGTCTCTGTTAAATACTCGGATTCCGCATTAGGCAGAATGCGAATTGACGGAGTCAAAAAGGATGAATACCTTGATTTTTTGCCCTCCCATCTGGAGAATATGTATGAGAGCTATCTCAATGATTCCTGGAGCAGCATTTCTCTTAGAGGTCCGGAGAATCCCGATATTATGGAAGGTGCTGATTCCATACGTCTCGGCAGGGTAAGCAAGGTAAACTCAAGGGCTATGCAGAAATTTCTGAAGGGGGTTTCAGCAAACAGGATCGCATGGAACGTATGCCTGTATCCAACTGAAGCCTGGGCAGAAAAGGTTCTTGGAGACTCCGAGAACTGGGAAGAGCGGATATGGGACATACTCATTCCAATTCTCCGCCTGGATCATGATGATCCCGCGAAGGCATGGCTCGAGCACGATGCCGAACTCAAGAGAAGATCAGAGCACATGAACAGGATACGCTATGATAAGATACATTTCACCGGTCCTGGAACTGACCTGTATGTCGGAATGGCTCCGAACAGAGTTTTTGCAGGCGGAAGATGTTCCAATCAGAGCGGAATAGTATTCTTTCCGAATATTCCGACAGAAGAAATATTCAGCACTCCCGACTTCACGCGAACTGAAGGAACAGTCAGAACAACACGTCCTGTAGAAGTACTGGGTTCACAGGTCGAAGGTGCGTGGTTCATATTCAAAGGGGGCAAAGTAATTGAATTCGGAGCTGATCATAATGTAGAAGTACTGGATCAGTATCTCCAATTCGATGAGGGGGCAAGGGCTCTCGGAGAAGTCGCTCTTGTTGATGTCAATTCACCCATCTACAGAAGTGGAAAGATATTCCAGAATATTCTATTTGATGAGAACGCTTCGTGTCATATCGCTCTTGGTAACGGTTATGCTGATTGCATTGAGAATGGAACCGGTATGTCCGATGAAGAACTGAAAGCGACGAAGTGCAATTCATCTCTTGTTCACACTGATTTCATGATCGGTTCGGAAGAGGTTTCCGTTTTTGGAATCCGGAAAGATGGTTCGGAGGACAAGATCATAGAGGATGGTCTTTTCGTAATTTAG
- the dnaE gene encoding DNA polymerase III subunit alpha has protein sequence MSEGFVHLHLHSEYSLLDGAIRFDRLAGYIAENGMNSVAVTDHGSLFGAVQFFEKTNEMGVHPILGMEAYIAFPSMNDRTRNGKRYHLTLLAKNEKGYRNLSKLSSAGYIDGFYYKPRIDRETLARFSEGLLIGSACLQGEVTQHILSGSRKNALDAIRFYQDLVGPENYFIELMDHGLSDEAKVLPVLAELAKETGAIVAATNDAHYLRREDHQAHEALLCLQTGKTLNDPGRMRFETAEFYVKTPLEMQKLFEWIPEAVSNTVRLAEKCEFNLIEGEPILPEYPLPEGEADTDAYLYRLSFEGLTRRLDRELKPRETERLKHELGIIGDMGFPGYFLIVSEMMRWARSKDIPVGPGRGSTAGSLVSYAIDITDINPLDYDLSFERFLNPARKEMPDIDIDVCCERRSEIIDHIIAMYGRENVCQLITFSRIKNRSVVRDMARVMGMSVSEGDILAKLVASAPNPDAPLPEVVKSVPELSRRVSEEKEIEKLFKYGYTLENIARHSGVHAAGVIITPGNLREYVPLCSAKEGITTQYEKKSAEKVGLLKLDLLGLRNVTIIHRAEGLVRRRDPDFRVKDLSFDDRKTLELMSRGETAGVFQLESSGMRDALRKINVNSFDDIVAAVAIFRPGSMDMIDLYADNKKGIESGSSDFTISFPHPDLEEVLSSTFGVIIYQEQVMRIANLLAGMTMAEADTLRRAMSRKNPEVMAQMREKFISGATGRNVKKKTAVKVFNLIEKFAGYGFNKSHAVCYAALAYWTAWLKVNYPSEFLAACLTSEIGKIDRITPLIEECSRLGVTVNPPSVNHSSVKFDVDQEGRIVYALSAIKNVGEGPSSEIVEAREKDGPFEDIFDLCTRLGNGVINKKAVESLIGAGAMDCFGINRATLLDSVERAITYGISVRRHIEAGQMSLFGGERDDSEENSVNHAPILKEKEELSLKEVYRLEKSLLGFYMTGHPLEMYSDEIDSFSNEPIELAHESERKLITTAGMILKKKIIPTKHGEMAFVLVEGCRGTSEVVVFSDALKEFGDLLEPDCLVLMDGEVSRRRGDSRFSARKIFPLDKVRSILRAGVTIMVDGSNPRINLLEQAVDCLRNNSGKGEVSVIIKHRSGWKVMGRSRSLRVDPDAELILKLRELLGKESVSLSRGRGPRL, from the coding sequence ATGAGTGAAGGTTTCGTTCATCTGCATTTGCATTCGGAATACAGCCTTCTCGATGGAGCGATAAGATTTGACCGCCTGGCAGGCTACATTGCCGAGAATGGAATGAATTCAGTAGCTGTTACTGACCATGGCAGCCTCTTCGGGGCAGTTCAATTCTTTGAGAAAACAAATGAAATGGGAGTACATCCAATTCTCGGAATGGAAGCCTATATAGCTTTCCCTTCCATGAATGATCGAACCAGGAACGGGAAAAGATATCACCTCACTCTTCTGGCGAAAAACGAAAAAGGATACCGTAATCTCTCGAAGCTTTCATCAGCCGGTTATATAGATGGATTTTACTATAAACCAAGGATTGATCGGGAAACCCTGGCTCGTTTCAGTGAAGGGCTTCTTATCGGATCAGCCTGCTTGCAGGGGGAGGTTACACAGCATATCCTTTCAGGCAGCAGGAAAAATGCTTTAGACGCTATTCGATTCTATCAGGATCTCGTTGGACCTGAAAATTACTTCATTGAGCTGATGGATCACGGATTGTCCGATGAAGCAAAGGTTCTTCCAGTTCTTGCTGAGCTGGCAAAGGAAACCGGGGCTATTGTCGCGGCGACCAACGATGCGCATTACCTTCGAAGAGAAGATCATCAGGCACACGAGGCACTTCTGTGTCTCCAGACAGGGAAGACCCTGAACGATCCCGGACGTATGCGTTTTGAAACAGCTGAATTCTATGTAAAAACTCCTCTTGAGATGCAGAAACTCTTCGAATGGATACCGGAAGCTGTCTCAAATACTGTCAGACTTGCGGAGAAATGTGAATTCAATTTGATCGAGGGTGAGCCCATTCTGCCCGAGTATCCCCTTCCTGAAGGGGAGGCGGACACAGATGCTTATCTCTATCGGCTTTCTTTTGAAGGTTTGACCAGGAGACTGGACAGGGAATTGAAACCCCGGGAAACCGAAAGACTTAAGCACGAACTCGGCATCATCGGAGATATGGGCTTTCCGGGGTATTTTCTCATCGTCTCCGAGATGATGAGATGGGCCAGGTCCAAAGATATACCGGTGGGACCCGGAAGGGGCTCAACTGCCGGAAGCCTTGTTTCCTATGCGATTGACATTACTGATATAAATCCGCTTGATTACGACCTCAGTTTCGAGCGCTTCCTGAACCCCGCACGGAAGGAGATGCCGGACATCGATATCGATGTTTGCTGTGAACGCCGCAGTGAGATCATCGATCACATCATCGCCATGTACGGCAGGGAAAATGTCTGCCAGCTCATTACCTTCAGCAGGATAAAAAACAGATCTGTGGTAAGAGATATGGCGCGTGTCATGGGAATGAGTGTCTCGGAGGGAGATATTCTGGCTAAACTGGTGGCATCAGCTCCCAATCCTGACGCTCCTCTCCCGGAAGTTGTAAAAAGTGTTCCGGAGCTTTCACGGAGAGTCAGCGAAGAAAAGGAAATTGAGAAGCTGTTCAAGTATGGTTACACTCTGGAGAATATCGCCAGGCATTCCGGAGTTCACGCAGCCGGTGTTATAATAACACCCGGCAATCTTCGCGAGTATGTTCCTCTCTGCTCCGCAAAAGAGGGCATTACAACCCAGTACGAAAAGAAAAGCGCAGAAAAAGTAGGTCTTCTGAAACTGGATCTGCTAGGTCTTCGAAACGTAACGATTATTCATCGGGCTGAGGGATTGGTTCGCAGACGAGATCCTGATTTCAGAGTGAAGGATCTGTCATTTGATGACAGGAAGACTCTTGAACTGATGAGCAGAGGTGAGACAGCAGGTGTGTTTCAGCTGGAAAGCTCCGGTATGCGTGATGCTTTAAGAAAAATAAACGTAAACAGCTTTGATGACATTGTTGCCGCCGTAGCTATTTTCCGTCCGGGCTCCATGGACATGATAGATCTGTATGCTGATAACAAGAAAGGTATTGAATCCGGTTCATCCGACTTCACCATTTCATTTCCCCATCCTGATCTGGAGGAAGTTCTTTCATCTACATTCGGAGTGATAATCTATCAGGAACAGGTTATGAGAATAGCAAACCTTCTGGCCGGCATGACCATGGCGGAAGCGGATACACTCAGACGCGCGATGTCGCGGAAGAACCCGGAAGTAATGGCTCAAATGCGGGAGAAGTTTATCAGCGGCGCCACCGGCAGGAATGTTAAGAAAAAAACAGCTGTGAAGGTATTTAACCTTATTGAGAAATTCGCCGGATACGGTTTCAATAAATCTCATGCTGTCTGTTATGCGGCGCTTGCTTATTGGACCGCATGGTTGAAAGTAAACTACCCTTCAGAATTTCTGGCAGCGTGTCTTACCAGTGAGATAGGCAAGATCGACAGGATTACTCCCCTCATTGAGGAGTGCTCACGACTTGGCGTTACAGTGAATCCTCCATCCGTTAATCACAGTTCGGTCAAGTTCGATGTTGATCAGGAAGGCAGGATAGTCTATGCGCTTTCCGCGATCAAGAATGTAGGAGAGGGACCGTCATCCGAGATCGTGGAGGCAAGAGAGAAGGACGGACCATTTGAAGACATCTTCGATTTGTGTACGAGGCTGGGAAATGGAGTAATCAACAAGAAGGCTGTTGAATCTCTCATTGGTGCGGGAGCAATGGATTGCTTCGGTATAAACAGAGCGACTCTTCTTGATTCAGTCGAACGCGCGATTACGTATGGAATATCTGTCAGAAGGCATATTGAAGCAGGACAGATGTCATTGTTCGGTGGAGAGCGGGACGACAGCGAAGAGAATTCTGTGAATCATGCGCCGATACTGAAGGAAAAGGAAGAATTATCCCTGAAAGAAGTGTACAGACTGGAAAAATCACTTCTCGGGTTCTACATGACCGGTCATCCTCTTGAAATGTATTCCGATGAGATTGACAGTTTTTCCAACGAGCCGATCGAACTGGCTCATGAAAGCGAAAGGAAACTCATAACTACCGCCGGTATGATCCTTAAAAAGAAGATCATTCCCACAAAACATGGTGAGATGGCTTTTGTACTGGTTGAAGGCTGCCGGGGTACAAGTGAGGTTGTTGTATTCAGTGATGCTCTTAAGGAATTCGGCGATTTGCTTGAACCGGATTGTCTTGTTCTGATGGATGGTGAGGTGTCCAGAAGAAGGGGGGACAGCCGTTTCAGCGCCAGGAAGATTTTTCCGCTGGACAAGGTCAGATCGATACTGAGAGCCGGCGTGACCATAATGGTTGATGGAAGCAACCCCAGAATTAATCTGCTTGAGCAAGCGGTAGACTGTCTCAGGAACAATTCGGGCAAGGGAGAAGTATCAGTTATTATCAAACACAGATCAGGATGGAAGGTTATGGGACGTTCCAGGTCTCTTAGAGTTGATCCTGACGCCGAATTGATTTTAAAACTGAGAGAGCTTCTGGGGAAGGAATCCGTATCTCTGTCCAGAGGAAGGGGGCCGCGCTTATGA
- a CDS encoding Trm112 family protein: MLDERLLSILACPKCKGELEYRTDPEEVLVCNSCALVYEVKDDIPIMLIEEAKPLNK, translated from the coding sequence ATGCTTGATGAAAGATTGCTTTCGATTCTTGCCTGCCCGAAGTGCAAGGGTGAACTGGAATACAGAACCGATCCTGAAGAAGTGCTTGTATGTAATTCCTGTGCCCTTGTATATGAAGTGAAGGATGATATTCCGATAATGCTCATTGAGGAAGCCAAACCCCTCAATAAATAG
- the ileS gene encoding isoleucine--tRNA ligase, which translates to MNYKDTINLPRTGFSMKGNLIAKEPEALEEWSKGDIYGKIRHSRKGSPLFILHDGPPYANGHVHLGTALNKILKDFIVKSHTMMGYDSPYVPGWDCHGMPIEHHVMGDQPEGGKNLSREEIRKKCREYAAEFVGVQREEFKRLGVFGLWDKPYLTMSTDYESGIVRAFGELVKRNYVYQGLRPIHWCMKCGTALAEAEVEYGDHTSPSIYVAFQQENSENWEKAGVPFGTRTVIWTTTPWTLPANMAVALHPTEKYVIVKTDENSFLVAMKRSRAFIDETGIEGTVLEEPVFTGSELEGLLLEHPLLEGRTSMMILADHVTMEDGTGCVHTAPGHGAEDFIVGLKYGLEIFSPVTENGTFSDAAGKYAGMHVFKANPVITDDLKNSGHLVADSKDIKHSYPHCWRCKKPLIFRATRQFFLSLSHKDLKNRVLEKVEEIDWHPAWGHERMRNMMEVRPDWCLSRQRSWGVALPVFTCPDCGEPVFDHEVIDAFADLVSLNGSDVWFELDPSELFRLAGKEAECPFCSGHNLERVDDILDVWFDSSLSHYNVLTEKHGLSRPAAVYLEATDQHRGWFGLSLVTSEALGMSKPADNIITHGLIQDKNGRKMSKSIGNVISPLKVINSQGADILRLWFASVDYTCDFRADMSHLDDAREAYRKLRNTLRFMLGNLGEFNEFNLDPSELEGFDRYIYLRFRELCGFCIEEYRKFQFHRVYRELRNFAVISLSGQYLDIRKDRLYCGDTDSASVRMTRQVLAYMLKNLVKLLAPLIPFTAEEAWKELPDCLKEGVDSVHLALYPDTADLIASEQEMAELASWETYIEIRKLALKELEEKRACGEIGGGLDAAIHLTVPEGMVKSANGENWADFLIVSQVYVSAGEEVTVSVKKAEGSKCNRCWKILPEVGTLAPDDVCFRCAGVLEGMDLND; encoded by the coding sequence GTGAACTACAAGGACACAATAAATTTGCCCAGAACCGGCTTCTCCATGAAGGGCAACCTTATTGCAAAGGAGCCTGAAGCGCTGGAGGAGTGGAGCAAAGGAGATATCTACGGCAAGATAAGGCATTCGCGCAAGGGGAGTCCTCTGTTCATTCTCCATGATGGACCTCCCTACGCAAACGGGCATGTTCATCTAGGAACAGCTCTCAACAAAATATTGAAGGATTTCATTGTCAAATCTCATACGATGATGGGATACGATTCTCCATACGTTCCAGGCTGGGATTGTCATGGCATGCCTATCGAGCATCATGTCATGGGAGATCAGCCGGAAGGTGGAAAGAATCTTTCAAGGGAAGAGATAAGGAAGAAATGCCGCGAGTATGCCGCTGAATTCGTGGGAGTTCAGAGGGAGGAGTTCAAGAGGCTTGGAGTATTCGGTCTCTGGGATAAACCCTATCTCACCATGAGTACTGATTATGAATCAGGTATTGTCAGGGCTTTCGGTGAACTTGTCAAACGTAATTATGTCTATCAGGGACTCCGTCCGATACACTGGTGCATGAAGTGCGGAACAGCGCTGGCTGAAGCCGAAGTGGAATACGGAGACCATACTTCTCCTTCGATTTACGTCGCGTTTCAGCAGGAGAATTCTGAGAACTGGGAGAAGGCTGGCGTTCCCTTCGGAACCAGAACAGTTATCTGGACAACAACCCCATGGACGCTCCCGGCAAACATGGCGGTAGCGCTTCATCCAACCGAGAAATACGTAATTGTCAAAACTGATGAAAACAGCTTCCTTGTCGCCATGAAACGATCCAGGGCATTTATAGATGAAACCGGTATTGAAGGAACAGTTCTTGAAGAACCTGTCTTCACCGGCAGCGAACTTGAAGGCCTGCTGTTGGAGCATCCTCTGCTTGAGGGTAGAACATCCATGATGATACTGGCGGACCATGTGACAATGGAGGATGGCACCGGTTGTGTTCACACCGCTCCGGGGCACGGAGCTGAGGATTTTATCGTCGGACTTAAATACGGTCTGGAAATATTCAGCCCTGTTACCGAAAACGGCACTTTCTCTGATGCCGCCGGCAAATACGCAGGCATGCATGTATTCAAGGCGAATCCGGTCATAACTGATGATTTGAAGAACTCGGGGCATCTTGTGGCTGACAGTAAGGATATCAAGCACAGTTATCCGCACTGCTGGCGCTGCAAGAAACCGCTCATCTTCAGAGCGACCAGACAGTTCTTCCTGAGTCTTTCACATAAGGATCTAAAGAATCGTGTTCTTGAAAAAGTAGAGGAAATAGACTGGCATCCGGCATGGGGTCACGAACGCATGCGGAACATGATGGAGGTCCGCCCGGATTGGTGTCTTTCAAGGCAGAGATCATGGGGGGTAGCTCTTCCTGTCTTCACATGTCCGGATTGCGGTGAGCCGGTTTTTGATCATGAGGTGATCGATGCTTTCGCTGATCTGGTTTCTTTGAATGGATCCGATGTCTGGTTTGAACTCGACCCTTCCGAATTATTCAGACTTGCCGGTAAAGAGGCTGAATGCCCATTCTGTAGCGGACATAATCTTGAGCGGGTAGACGACATACTGGATGTATGGTTCGACAGTTCTCTGAGTCATTACAACGTACTTACGGAGAAACACGGGCTTTCCCGCCCGGCAGCGGTTTATCTGGAAGCGACCGACCAGCACCGCGGATGGTTCGGATTAAGCCTTGTAACGAGCGAGGCGCTCGGTATGAGCAAGCCTGCTGATAATATCATAACACATGGTCTTATTCAGGATAAAAACGGACGGAAGATGTCCAAGTCCATTGGAAACGTGATTTCTCCTTTGAAGGTTATAAACAGTCAGGGAGCAGATATACTCCGTCTCTGGTTCGCCAGTGTGGATTACACATGTGATTTCCGGGCTGACATGTCTCATCTGGATGATGCGAGAGAGGCTTACAGGAAACTTCGCAATACTCTCAGATTCATGCTGGGCAACCTTGGAGAATTCAATGAATTTAACCTTGATCCTTCTGAACTTGAAGGTTTTGACAGGTACATCTACCTCCGTTTCAGAGAACTCTGCGGGTTCTGCATCGAAGAGTACCGGAAATTCCAGTTCCACAGGGTATATCGAGAATTACGGAACTTTGCCGTTATCAGCCTTTCAGGTCAATACCTGGATATAAGGAAAGACAGACTGTACTGCGGAGATACTGACTCCGCTTCAGTCAGAATGACCAGACAGGTTCTTGCGTATATGCTGAAGAACCTTGTGAAACTTCTTGCTCCGCTGATTCCCTTCACCGCTGAGGAAGCATGGAAGGAACTTCCGGACTGTCTTAAAGAAGGAGTGGATAGCGTACATCTGGCTTTATATCCGGATACTGCAGATCTTATTGCTTCGGAGCAGGAGATGGCAGAACTCGCTTCATGGGAGACTTATATAGAGATACGGAAACTAGCGCTGAAGGAACTCGAGGAGAAAAGAGCCTGTGGTGAGATAGGCGGCGGTCTTGATGCCGCAATCCACCTTACTGTTCCTGAAGGAATGGTTAAAAGCGCCAACGGGGAGAACTGGGCTGATTTCCTGATTGTATCTCAGGTGTATGTATCCGCAGGAGAAGAAGTTACTGTATCAGTTAAAAAGGCTGAGGGATCCAAATGCAATCGCTGCTGGAAAATACTTCCCGAAGTCGGAACCCTTGCTCCTGATGATGTCTGTTTCAGGTGTGCCGGTGTTCTGGAGGGTATGGATCTGAATGACTGA
- a CDS encoding AAA family ATPase — protein MTVRSSGPYRGAMVGREHQLARAISFFSELETGDSPGLLCYWAPAGIGKTRLVREIDAALPDTEFIFIEADQAPGTDPVADFFRAWFNLDAGVSEKKNSENFRHLWEGLLLNLELRTDYPVHQLIDELMDARPFLESISGLYQKSGSIVHQLEPSQRAERISTSIASFFLALSILQPVVVVIENIQWFSRESILILERLFRTASGFPLGFIATGRPDSTGSQPVFPSAASASGSDIVFLSGLSKKDITSFVEELTGVEPELKLVDFLWDRAGGVPLFLEQALDYLIETKQVNRRGDHLDLRWSATEITESIKDMFLARVRMMPTSVQKIAGTASLLGKTFNPDVLAEVTESENIENELESCVQKHIFTVEGFSISFAHMVFREWAFELIPSDEHEKLHLRAGKILEVLHEGSTSASHLEGIASHFQLGGDNLKAAIYIGKAAETYADNFENSAAIALYGRLASMVQDPERTEADLDLAGVYRNAGLLNEGIDLLTSTMKRISGDPLIDDSLKARVMLKLGTNLGSSGKLKQAEKMLRSCLETFSRMADVRHMSIATQQLGLIARTAGRTEEAVTLGEESVDLARKSGIPLEICASLYWVAITYRQLGQYDLMKKCTEEQVRLAQETGLIKSIIAGYDNLMRVHIYNRDYDSAEDVHKKLRKAAEKTANWAALSTATSKLGIIHLRRAEWEQAIDCFMQCVTLSIKTGNLRAKCAALGNLAHASIEIGNTDAALKYATELIDTASVIGFRSGLMSGYARMGYIFSLKGDYESALDCVQTQIEHAEAIGDKRNLSEGWSAIALIQLLLDEPAAAIESINIALENSRKANDMVSFSGQLGLRGKILSLKGEFEKAEKDLREALDLNDGRKGREKFVYNSRLYLAVIQAEKGDENASAKLLEMLENAPDRNYRAETLYHHWKLTGNSESASAGRMLLEEIHQDRPQPIIKKWLDLISAEK, from the coding sequence ATGACAGTCAGATCATCCGGGCCTTACCGTGGAGCCATGGTCGGGCGCGAGCATCAGCTTGCTCGGGCGATCTCTTTTTTCTCGGAACTTGAAACCGGTGATTCGCCTGGTTTACTCTGTTACTGGGCTCCCGCAGGTATTGGTAAGACCAGACTTGTAAGAGAGATCGATGCAGCTCTTCCGGATACTGAATTCATCTTTATTGAAGCCGATCAGGCTCCGGGCACTGACCCTGTAGCTGATTTTTTCCGGGCGTGGTTCAATCTTGATGCAGGAGTTTCGGAGAAGAAAAACTCCGAGAACTTCCGGCACCTCTGGGAAGGGCTCCTTCTCAATCTTGAACTCCGGACAGATTATCCCGTTCATCAACTGATTGACGAACTCATGGATGCCAGACCTTTCCTTGAAAGTATTTCAGGGCTTTATCAGAAATCAGGGTCGATAGTACACCAGCTTGAACCATCGCAGCGGGCAGAAAGAATTTCGACATCAATAGCTTCGTTCTTCCTCGCTCTTTCAATTCTGCAGCCTGTTGTTGTTGTAATAGAGAATATCCAGTGGTTTTCCCGCGAGAGTATTCTGATCTTAGAGAGACTGTTCAGGACAGCTTCCGGATTTCCACTCGGGTTCATTGCGACGGGTAGACCGGATTCTACGGGATCCCAGCCTGTATTTCCATCCGCTGCATCTGCTTCGGGGTCAGACATAGTATTCCTCAGCGGGCTTTCAAAAAAGGACATCACCTCATTTGTGGAGGAGCTTACCGGTGTTGAGCCTGAACTGAAGCTTGTTGATTTTCTGTGGGATAGAGCGGGAGGAGTCCCTCTGTTTCTTGAGCAGGCCCTTGATTATCTAATTGAAACGAAACAAGTTAACAGAAGAGGAGACCATCTTGACCTGAGGTGGTCTGCAACTGAGATCACGGAATCAATTAAGGATATGTTCCTCGCCAGAGTTCGAATGATGCCGACTTCAGTGCAGAAGATAGCAGGAACCGCATCTCTTCTTGGTAAGACGTTCAATCCGGATGTTCTGGCTGAAGTCACTGAATCTGAAAACATTGAAAATGAACTGGAATCATGCGTTCAGAAGCACATATTCACAGTTGAAGGATTTTCCATTTCATTCGCACATATGGTGTTTCGTGAATGGGCTTTCGAACTCATTCCCTCCGATGAACATGAGAAGCTGCACCTGAGAGCCGGTAAGATTCTTGAAGTATTGCATGAAGGCTCAACTTCCGCTTCTCACCTAGAAGGAATCGCCAGCCATTTCCAGCTGGGCGGTGATAATTTGAAAGCTGCCATATATATCGGAAAAGCTGCGGAGACTTACGCTGACAATTTCGAGAACAGCGCGGCAATTGCATTGTACGGACGACTTGCTTCCATGGTTCAGGATCCGGAAAGGACAGAGGCTGATCTGGACCTTGCAGGTGTTTATCGGAACGCGGGGCTGCTTAACGAAGGTATAGACCTGCTTACCAGCACAATGAAGAGAATCAGCGGGGACCCCCTGATTGATGATTCACTGAAAGCCAGGGTGATGTTGAAGCTGGGGACTAATCTGGGTTCTTCGGGAAAACTGAAACAGGCCGAGAAAATGCTCCGGAGCTGCCTGGAAACGTTTTCGAGGATGGCTGATGTGCGCCACATGTCTATTGCCACGCAGCAGCTTGGTTTAATTGCCAGAACAGCAGGAAGAACTGAAGAAGCTGTAACTCTTGGTGAAGAATCTGTTGATCTTGCTCGCAAATCAGGGATTCCACTGGAGATATGCGCTTCTCTTTACTGGGTTGCCATAACTTACAGACAGCTGGGCCAGTACGATCTCATGAAAAAGTGTACAGAGGAGCAGGTCAGACTTGCTCAGGAAACGGGTCTGATAAAGAGCATCATCGCGGGATATGATAACCTTATGAGAGTTCACATTTACAACAGAGATTACGACAGTGCAGAAGACGTGCATAAGAAACTCAGGAAAGCTGCAGAGAAAACAGCGAACTGGGCCGCGCTGAGTACCGCCACAAGCAAGCTTGGAATTATCCATCTTCGGAGGGCGGAATGGGAACAGGCGATTGACTGCTTCATGCAATGTGTAACACTCAGCATTAAAACTGGTAACCTGAGGGCGAAGTGCGCTGCACTGGGCAATCTCGCTCACGCGTCGATTGAAATCGGAAATACCGATGCTGCTCTGAAGTACGCAACCGAGCTGATAGATACTGCCTCAGTCATCGGTTTCAGATCAGGTCTGATGTCAGGCTATGCCAGAATGGGATATATCTTTTCTCTCAAGGGAGATTATGAGTCAGCGCTTGATTGTGTTCAAACTCAGATTGAACATGCAGAGGCGATTGGTGATAAACGTAATCTGTCTGAAGGGTGGTCTGCGATTGCTCTGATTCAGTTACTGCTTGATGAACCTGCGGCAGCAATTGAAAGTATCAACATAGCATTGGAGAATTCAAGGAAAGCAAATGATATGGTATCCTTCAGCGGTCAGCTCGGACTGAGGGGAAAGATTCTTTCACTTAAGGGAGAATTCGAAAAGGCAGAGAAGGACCTCAGAGAAGCTCTTGATCTGAATGATGGCAGAAAAGGCAGGGAGAAGTTTGTCTACAACAGCAGATTGTATCTGGCAGTTATCCAGGCAGAGAAAGGCGATGAAAACGCATCCGCGAAACTCCTTGAAATGCTTGAGAATGCTCCTGATCGAAATTACAGAGCAGAAACTCTTTACCATCATTGGAAACTGACCGGCAATTCTGAATCTGCATCAGCAGGCAGAATGCTGCTTGAGGAAATCCATCAGGATAGACCTCAACCCATTATAAAGAAGTGGCTTGATTTGATATCAGCTGAAAAATAA
- a CDS encoding DUF167 domain-containing protein — translation MMNNEQCAIRLEIKVIPRASLTEVRGRMADGTLKIALNAPPADGKANRELQKFLAGEFGTTQLSIKLLSGITSRRKLVSIDTHSKLPDWFIE, via the coding sequence ATGATGAACAACGAACAGTGTGCAATACGTTTGGAGATCAAGGTCATTCCACGGGCCTCACTAACTGAGGTTCGGGGAAGAATGGCGGATGGAACACTCAAAATAGCGCTCAATGCTCCCCCGGCTGACGGAAAAGCCAACAGAGAACTGCAGAAGTTCCTGGCTGGTGAGTTCGGTACAACACAGCTGTCCATTAAATTGCTGTCAGGCATTACATCAAGAAGAAAACTCGTATCTATAGACACTCACTCAAAATTACCTGACTGGTTCATTGAATGA